The sequence TGATCAGTTGTTTTGCAGCATCTATCCAAAAGCGATGGCTATATAAAAATATTTTTGCCTATCTTTTTTTAATGATTGGCCTAATGGTCTTTGGCCAAGAAATCGTGGCGCAAGAGGAAGTTAGACAATTCCGTGAAGCTCCTGCTCCCATGTATCGTGATCCTATTTATGATGGAGCAGCGGATCCGGTGATGATTTGGAACAGACAGGAGAAGTCTTGGTGGATGCTTTACACTACTCGACGAGCAAATCTCCCTACCCAAGATGTATCGGCGTATTACGGAACCAAAATTGGGATTGCGGCTACCAAAGACCATGGCCAGACTTGGGTGTTCAGGGGATATTTGGATTTGGAGTTTGAGCGGGGGTGGAATACCTTTTGGGCCCCGGAGATAATTTACCATGATGGGAAGTACCATATGTTTGTCTCCTATATACAAGGAGCCCGAAACCATTGGGGAGGGACGAGCCATATCCATTATTATACCAGTAGAAATCTCTGGGATTGGAGCCATCATGGGCCACTTAGCCTTTCTTCCGACCAGATCATCGATGCGACCATCTTTCGCATGGAGAATGGTAGATTCCGGATGTGGTATAAGGATGATAGTCGCGGAGGCATTACGATGGTTTCCGAATCGGATGACCTCAAAAATTGGCAAACCAAGGATGTGCCGGCCATAGGAGGAGATGCCCATGAAGGACCTAAGGTCTTTCAGTATCACGGTTATTACTGGATGCTGACAGATGAATGGCACGGGATGCGGGTGTATCGATCAGATGACCTCATGCATTGGATCAAACAAGGCTTGGTGTTGGATAAGCCTTCAGATAGAGAAGATGATACACCGAGTGGTGCGCATGGTGATGTATTGGTATTCGGTGACCGGGCTTATGCTTTTTACTTCACTCACCCAGGGAGAACCAGTCATTCGTTGATAAAGCCTAACAATAGCTTCCACGAAAATCATCGGACCACTATCCAAGTAGCAGCGCTGTTTTTTGACGGGGAAACCTTAAAGGACGAGCGTGTTGAGCCCTTTGACTTTTACCTGCCGGATGGTAAATGAGTTTGGAAGACCTATAACCTTGAAACCCGTTGAATCTAAAATATTTAAACATAAACCTATAAACCTGTTGTGTCCTTGCTCCATAAACCACCTATTACGGTGGTTTGTAGAGCGGGACAAAAAAACTTCTCAGATCATGAACATTAAAAATATTGTAAAAATTGGCCTTGCCTGCCTGCTATACAGTTCATCTATAGGGTTATTATGGGCGCAGCAAATGATGTTTGCCGATTCTAGCAGGTTGGGCAGGCCTTTTTCCAAGGACCCACATGTGGTCGACTTTGGAGGTCGATACTTGATGTACTTTTCCGTTCCTCCCATTCCTGACCAAGCAGGTGGATGGGGAATAGCCATAGCGGAAAGTGATGATTTGATCCATTGGGAGTATGTAGGCGAAATTGAAGCCACAGAGAGGTACGAAAAAAATGGCTTTTGTGCACCAGGGGCTTTGGTAAAGGATGGTAAGGTGCACCTTTTCTACCAAACTTACGGTAATGGCGCCAAGGATGCCATTTGCCATGCCTATTCTACCGACGGGATCCATTTTACTAGGAATACAACGAACCCGATTTTTGCCCCTCCAGCCAATGACTGGAGCAACGGACGGGCGATAGATGCGGAGGTTTTTCCCTTCAAGGACCACTATTTTTTGTATTTTGCCACCCGAGATCCCAAAGGGGAAATTCAGATGCAGGGTGTGGCTAAAGCTGATGCAACTACGGATTTTAGTCGCGATGACTGGACCATGGCAAAGGATGCTTCGATCCTCAAGCCGGAATTGGAGTGGGAAGGAAAGTGTGTCGAAGGTGCTTCCATCATCGAGCGAAAAGGGAGATTGTACATGTTTTATGCAGGCAGCTATAATAATGCGCCGCAGCAGGTGGGAGTAGCCACCAGTAAAGATGGTGTTCATTGGAAACGTGTAGTTGACCAGCCGTTTTTGCCGAACGGAGTACCTGGAGAGTGGAACAGCAGTGAATCTGGCCATCCCCATATTTTTGATGATAAAAAAACAGGGAAGTCCTACCTCTTTTACCAAGGAAATGATGACCATGGCCAAACATGGTGGCTTTCCAATGTGGAAGTAGGATGGAAAAAGGGAAAGCCTTACCTGAAAGAATAGTACGCGAAATTAAATAGAAATGATTAAAATGAAATCCTTGTGGAGGATAGGGGTGTTGGTATTGATGATGACTTCGGCTTGTCAACCAACAAAAAAAGAAAGCCGACAAGAAGTCCCCAATGAATCGGTCAGTGTAATTAATCCGGTCTTGCCAGGTGATCACCCCGATCCCACAGTCGTAAAAGTAGGCGCATATTATTATGCTTCAGCCACGTCAAATGAATGGGCACCGCTATTCCCAATCTTTAAATCTGCGGATTTGGTCAATTGGGAAATCGTAAACTATGTCTTTCCGGAAGGAGCTCCGGCTTGGGCCAAGAATAATTTCTGGGCACCGGAATTGGTGTATGACGAAGAGCAAGAGAAGTTTTATGCCTATTATACGGCCAGGGATAAAGAGAGCAACCGACTCAGCGTAGCCGTGGCCAGTGCAGACACACCGGAAGGAAATTTCACCGACCATGGCCCGCTAGTAGCGCAGGAAGTAGGTTCTATTGATGCATTCGAAGTGAGGGATGAAAACGGAAAGCTCTATTTGACATGGAAAGAGGATGGCAACAGTCGTGGACTTCCCACGCCCATTTGGGCCCAAGAAATCAACGAGACACGGACCAAGCTCTTAGGTGAGCCAAAAGAATTATTCAGGAATGATCAGGATTGGGAGATGCACTTGATCGAAGGAGTCAGCATTTTCCGGAAAAATGATTATTTCTATGCCACCTATTCAGCGGGAGCTTGCTGCGATGTCGCCTGTAACTATAGAGCAGGGGTAGCGAGGACAAAAAACCTATTGGGGCCATGGGAAAAGTATGAAAAGAACCCGGTGCTGATGGACAATGACGACTGGAAGTGCGCAGGGCACGGTACCGTGGTGGAGAAAGATGGAGAGCATTATTTGCTTTATCATGCTTACAGTGCCGTTGGGAGCGTTTATGTAGGCAGAGAAGGAGTGCTTGAAAAAATGACGTGGACCGCAGATGGCTGGCCTGTTTTTGAAAATGAGGCGACCTATGACCTTGAAAAGTCTGCCTTATCTTTTGTCGATGATTTTAACGGAGACCTCAACCCCATTTGGCAATGGCGCGTGACACAGGACATCCGTTATGCCACGGGTGATGAAGGACTTGTGTTGTCAGCGTCAGAAGAAAATGAACAGTTGGGAACGTTATTGGTGCAGAAATCCACTTCTCCTGATTATGCCATTGAAGTGACCATTGATCCGGCGAATAGCGATGCCAAGGGTGGGATATTGTTAGTTGGTGGAGCCCATAATGGGTTTGGCGCCCCCGTGGCAGCGATGGGCTTGACTGTTTCGGGCGATGAAGTGCAAGTGGTGGAAAACAAGGATAAAAAAGCAGAAGTGAAGGCAACCGCTGAATTGGAAGGAGAGGCCTTGGTGAAATTGAAAATGGAAGTGACCGAAGGACATCTATTGACCTTTAGCTTTAGTCAGGAAGGAACCACTTGGACGGCTGTAGGAGAGCAGTTTGATGCGGCTCACTTGGTCCCTTGGGGTATGGGCTACCGATGGGGGATTTTTGCCAAAGGCAATGAAAATCAAAAGGTGAATTTCAAAGGAGTGGAAATTACCGCACAGTAGTAAGTGCATAAAAATAGGGAATAGTGGAAAAATGGTTTTGTATTACGTCATCGGTAGCCCTTTTAGGGGCGGGTACCGGGCCTGTCTGCTACAAGCAGGTAGAAAAGGGCACAGCAATCTCGTTTTCAGGATATGAGATTGCTTCACTCCGTTGCTCTTCGTTCGCAATGACGGTGAATAAGAAAATTATATTATCAAAGACATATCAGTAAAACCCATTTAATAATGAGAACTACTTTAGTATTAGCAGCACTGGCAATGGTCGGCACAGTGGCCTGTCAGTCCAAGACCACCAATGATGAAACCGACGCTTCAGCAAGTGCCAATGAAGCCAAACGAGCCGGAAACCCTATCGTGGAAGGTTGGTATGCAGATCCGGAAGGGATTATCTATGGGGATACCTATTGGGTTTACCCGACATATTCGGATGAATATGAGAAGCAAGTCTTTATGGATGCTTTCTCTTCCAAGGATTTGGTAAACTGGACCAAGCACGAGCGTATCATCGACACTACAGAGGTGAAATGGGCTGAAAAAGCCATGTGGGCACCGGGAGTGATCAGCAAGGACGACAAGTATTATTTGTTCTTTGCCGCCAATGATGTACATGAAGGAGAAGTCGGCGGCATTGGCGTGGCCGTGGCTGATCAGCCTCAAGGACCGTTTAAGGATTTGCTCGGTGAGCCGCTTATCAATGAAATTGTCAATGGTGCACAGCCGATCGATCAGTATATTTTTAAAGACAAAGACGGCACCTTTTACATGTACTACGGTGGGTGGGGCCACTGTAATGTGGTGAAGCTAAACGAAGATTTTACGGGAATCGTGCCATTTGAAGATGGCGAGCTGTATAAAGAAGTGACACCGGAGAGTTATGTAGAAGGCCCCTTTATGTTTATTAGGGATGGTAAATATTATTTCATGTGGTCTGAAGGGGGCTGGGGTGGTCCTGATTACTCGGTGGCCTATGCCATTGCGGATAGCCCTTTTGGACCGTTTGAGCGAGAAGGAAAGATCCTTCAGCAGGATCCGGAAGTGGCTACCGGTGCGGGACATCATTCTGTTTTGCATGCAGATGGAGACGAAGATTATTATATCGTTTACCATAGAAGGCCCCTCACGGAAACCCACCATAATCACCGGGTAACCTGTATCGACAAGATGGAGTTTGACGAAAACGGCAAAATCAAACCGGTTAAAATCACTTTTGAAGGAGTCACCGCTGATCCGCTGGACTAGGTTTGGTTTTCTTTAAGAGGGATTTCCTGACCGGTAGATAGGCTTTGCTTCTCTACTGATGTGTTTTCAATGGGTTGATATACAATGTGTTGACCATAGGTTGTGTGTTTAATGATTGTCCTGTGCAGCAGCCTAATTACCAATTCAAAATTAGATATTATGAATAAAACTATAAATTTGATCGCCTCTTTGGGCTTAGGAGTGGTGTTGCTGAGCTGTGGAGGCGAAAACCAAACACAAGAGAAGGAGGTGGCCACTTCTTCGTCTGCTCAATCCTTTTCCGGGGAACGATGGAGCAAAGAAAAAGCGCAGGCGTGGTATGCCGATCAGGACTGGCTGGTGGGCGCAAATTTCAATCCCAGCAATTCCATCAATCAGTTGGAAATGTGGCAGGAAGAGACGTTTTCCCCAGCACTGATCGATAAGGAATTGGGATGGGCCGAGGAAATCGGCATGAATACCATGCGGGTATATTTACATGATTTGGCCTATCAGCAAGACCCTGATGGGTTTTTGGACCGGATGGATCAAATGCTGGTCTTGATGGAAAAACACCAGATGAAGCCACTGTTTGTCATTTTTGATTCTTGCTGGGATCCATTTCCTGAGGCAGGTGAACAGCGACCACCAAAACCGCATGTTCATAATTCCGGCTGGGTCCAAAGCCCAGGATATTACGCCCTTGAAGACAGTACACAATATCCCAGGCTGGAAAAATATGTCAAGGCAGTGGTAGGAAGATTTGCTGATGATGAACGTATATTGGGTTGGGATATTTGGAATGAACCCGACAATGATACAGGGGTTTCGTACAGGGATAAGGAGCATCCCAACAAAGCAGCCTATGTATTGCCTTTAATGAAGGATGCCTTTGCTTGGGCAAGGTCCCAAAACCCTTCCCAGCCACTTACTTCTGGGGTTTGGCTTGGTGATTGGTCGTCTGAAGATGTCATGAGCCACTTACAACTTGCCCAGCTTCATCTTTCGGATATTATTTCCTTTCACAACTATGATTCTCCGGAGGAATTCCAAAAGCGTATCAATTGGCTCAAAAGATATGATCGTCCAATGCTATGTACGGAATACATGGCGCGGCCAAACGGAAGTACCTTTGAAGGGTTCCTGCCGATTGCCAAAGCGGAAAATATAGCGATGTTCAATTGGGGATTGGTAGATGGAAAGACCCAGACCAAATATCCATGGGACAGTTGGGAAAAAACTTACACCGACGAACCAGCGCTGTGGTTTCACGAGGTGTTTCATACGGATGGTTCGCCGTATAAGAAATCCGAAACTGATTTGATCAAATCATTGACAGGAAGATGATATTGGGGCGAGCATGTGGGTTTTAGTTTTAATAATGTGCATGACTTCCTGCTTAGCGGCAGGAAGTCCCCCGGATCCCCAAGACTATACTATTCGTTGGGATCAATCTACTTTACAGCGCGTTACGGGAGATGATTATCGCTACTCAGGCTATGCTCGATGTCGCGAATTGGCAGATGGCAGTTTGGGGTTTGTGTATGAGGCCGATGGTAATATTTTTTTTAGGGTACGATCAGAACAGAAATGGGAAGCTCCTGTGCTAGTAGCTTCAGCAACGGCCGATGTGGGGATGGCAGTCCCTGACTTTACCGTGTTGGAAAACGGCACGTTACTATTGGGCTATAATCCACGCCCTAAACGAAATGCCAAAGACAAACACTTTGGCATTCGGACGGTAAGAAGCACCGATAACGGTGCCACATGGGGAAATGATCAATTGGTTTATGAAGCAGGAACCAGTTTTGGTGACGGCTGTTGGGAACCGGTATTTTTGCAGTTGCCCAATGGGGATATCCATTTGTATTTTGCCGATGAAAGCCTCTTTACCCAATCTAACGAGCAAAGGATAGCAATGGTAAGTTCCTCCAATGGAGGGAAGACATGGAGTGAAACACCCCAAACGGTGAGTTTTCGCAAGGGAGCTCGTGACGGCATGCCAGTACCTGTTTGGTTGGAAGAACCAGGGATGATTGTCGTTGCGATAGAGGATAATGGCCATGGTCCTTTTAAACCTTATCTGTTATTCAATGAAGGCCCGTTTTGGCAAGAAACACTATCGGGTAATTCTCCATTTAGAGAGTATGCGATGGAGGACAGCCTGCCAGCCCAAGACTATGCAGGAGCCCCATATCTTGCCATAGCGCCTAATGGCCTGACCCTGCTTTCATTCCAGTGGGGCGACAAGCTTGAGCATGCACAGATGGCAGTAGCCCTAGGTGATGGAAGTGCCCAGCACTTTACCAGTGTGACATGGCCCTTTGTTTTATCAAAGGACAAAATAGGCCATTGGAACAGCCTTACCGTTTTAGAGAGTGGAAAGATCATTGCTTTGACCAGTACCAATGGATATGGCCAAGACGGCCGGACGGAGGTATGGATGATAACAGGGAATTTAGTTAAAAAATAAAGCAAATATCCTACAGATGAGAGGTAGGTTATCCCCAAGGAAAATATGAATAATACTATCGAAAAAAAACAACTTTTAAAGACCAAACAGCATTTTGATGTACTAGATGGGTTGCGAGGTTTAGCTGCAGTGATTGTCGTCATTTTTCATTTTATGGAAATTATCATTCCTGACTTTACCATTAACGTTCTTGCTCACGGATACTTAGCCGTGGACTTTTTCTTTTGCTTGTCAGGTTTTGTGATCGCCTATGCCTATGATAATAGGATCAGTAAAATAGGATTTATCACTTTTATAAAATTAAGATTGATCAGACTACATCCGCTAGTGGTATTAGGAGCTGTAATTGGTTTGGTAGTATTCGTCTTTGATCCTTTTGTATCACTGGTTGATAACTATAGCTTAAGCCAAAATATCGGTATGTTTTTGTCCGCATGTTTAATGGTTCCTTACCCGATAGTTTCAGAGCGTTATTACAATATTTTCCACTTAAATCCGCCTACATGGTCGCTTTTATGGGAGTATGTGGCCAATATTATTTATGCGGGAATACTTTTTAAGGTTCGTCAAAAAGTGCTTTGGGTGCTTACAGGCCTTGCTGCTATTTTGTTGGTTTATACCGTAACGATCTATGGTAACCTTAGCATTGGTTGGAGTGGGGGTAATTTCTGGGGTGGTGGTGCCAGGATATTGTATTCCTTTTTGGCAGGAATGCTGGTGTTCAGGTCTGGATGGATAATTAAATCTAAGCTAGGTTTTAAAGGGATGTCCGCTTTGCTAATGCTGGCGTTTTTGATGCCATTTTCAGAAACCATGAATGTCATCTTGGAACCCCTTATTGTTTTATTCTATCTTCCCTTTTTGGTAGCATTGGGTGCAGGGACGCAGCCAGCCCGTTCCGAAAGGAATGTTTGTGTCCGTTCTGGAGAAATTTCCTATCCCCTATATATGGTACATTATCCCTTTATTTGGTTGTTTTATAGCTACTGGGAACGGTTTTCTCCCTCATTTCGGGAACAGGTATGGATCATGTGTGTGGGAACCCCCTTATTAATTGCATTTGCTTATGTGATCACGATGTATCTGGACATTCCGGTCAGAAAACGGCTGAAAGCTACCCTAAGAAGAAAGGAGAGGTGATAAAAGGTAATACCAGAAGAGGACTTCTAAATTGCATAGAATTAGCGACAAATACTTCATATTACTAAATATTGGGTTGGTAATATACTGGGCTAGATTGGACGCAATTTGATCTTTCAAAGAAAGGTAACAATAATCATGTCATATGGCCGAAATCCCCTCTTGGTGAAGGTTTATGCCGAGGTTGAAGTAGCCAACTCCCGTCCTATATCCCGTTACATATTGAAGTCAAGTTCCATAGCAAGGGGCCACATTGACTGGGACAATTTTGTTGGGGTTTACTTAGTGGATAAATGGCTGTTTTTGCGAATAACCAATTTTTTGCTCACCTTTAGGGAGAATATTATCCTCACCCTACCGCATTTATGTCCTTTACACAATTTAATCAAAGTGAAAGCAGTACTGTTGACCAGCTCATTGAGGGGAGTGAACATGCTTTTTCCGAGTTGTTCGAAGCCTATTCTTCACAGGTATATTATATCGGGCTTAAGTACTTGAAGTCAGTAGATTTGGCTAATGATGTGGTGCAGGACACTTTTTTGAAGTTATGGAATTACAGGGCGCATATTGATCCTTCCAAACCGATCAAACCGTTAATTGTGACTTTTGCAAAACGGATAATTCTCAATAACATTAGGGATGAAAAGCGAAAAATCCTAAAACACTTGGAGATTTTTGAAAACTCCAATAGCTTCTCCAATAAAACGGAAGAACAGGTCATTTACAATGAGACCCATCAGGTTTACCAAGCTGCAGTGATGGCACTTCCAGAACGTAGGAGAGAAGTGTTTTTACTGAAGTCAGTTCAAGGAAAAAGCAATGAGGAAACCGCAGAGGAGCTTGGTTTGTCCATCAATACCGTTAAATCCCAGTATACCAAAGCGCTTCAGGCCATTCGGGAATTTGTGTCGAAGTATTACGCCATATTGGCCATTGCTGTGGCAGCAGGTGGAAAGTTATAGCTTGGGGAGTTAACCGTTTATGCTGTTTTGGCAGAGATGGACACGCCAATGAGTACGATTGAATTTGCCATTGATACGTTATCCTTTGTAGTCTGGCCAATTTTCCAACCTCTAAACTTGCCAACCTTTTAAACCTTATTACTAATTTTTAAAGTTTTTTTAATACTGCCGTAATACTTCCGGCTGACTCGGGTGTATACCTTCCAAACACCCATATAAATGAACCGACCTACTGAAGAGCAGTTATCACGTTATTTTAACAATCACCTGAATCCACGGGAAGCCAAGAAGGTCCTTGAGTGGTTTGCCACACCCGAAGGGCAAGCTTATTTGGATCAAGGGTTAGAAGCAGATTTTGGGGCATTGGACAGTGGACAAAAGCCCTTGTTAACG comes from Echinicola vietnamensis DSM 17526 and encodes:
- a CDS encoding family 43 glycosylhydrolase, producing the protein MLISCFAASIQKRWLYKNIFAYLFLMIGLMVFGQEIVAQEEVRQFREAPAPMYRDPIYDGAADPVMIWNRQEKSWWMLYTTRRANLPTQDVSAYYGTKIGIAATKDHGQTWVFRGYLDLEFERGWNTFWAPEIIYHDGKYHMFVSYIQGARNHWGGTSHIHYYTSRNLWDWSHHGPLSLSSDQIIDATIFRMENGRFRMWYKDDSRGGITMVSESDDLKNWQTKDVPAIGGDAHEGPKVFQYHGYYWMLTDEWHGMRVYRSDDLMHWIKQGLVLDKPSDREDDTPSGAHGDVLVFGDRAYAFYFTHPGRTSHSLIKPNNSFHENHRTTIQVAALFFDGETLKDERVEPFDFYLPDGK
- a CDS encoding family 43 glycosylhydrolase, yielding MNIKNIVKIGLACLLYSSSIGLLWAQQMMFADSSRLGRPFSKDPHVVDFGGRYLMYFSVPPIPDQAGGWGIAIAESDDLIHWEYVGEIEATERYEKNGFCAPGALVKDGKVHLFYQTYGNGAKDAICHAYSTDGIHFTRNTTNPIFAPPANDWSNGRAIDAEVFPFKDHYFLYFATRDPKGEIQMQGVAKADATTDFSRDDWTMAKDASILKPELEWEGKCVEGASIIERKGRLYMFYAGSYNNAPQQVGVATSKDGVHWKRVVDQPFLPNGVPGEWNSSESGHPHIFDDKKTGKSYLFYQGNDDHGQTWWLSNVEVGWKKGKPYLKE
- a CDS encoding family 43 glycosylhydrolase, whose protein sequence is MIKMKSLWRIGVLVLMMTSACQPTKKESRQEVPNESVSVINPVLPGDHPDPTVVKVGAYYYASATSNEWAPLFPIFKSADLVNWEIVNYVFPEGAPAWAKNNFWAPELVYDEEQEKFYAYYTARDKESNRLSVAVASADTPEGNFTDHGPLVAQEVGSIDAFEVRDENGKLYLTWKEDGNSRGLPTPIWAQEINETRTKLLGEPKELFRNDQDWEMHLIEGVSIFRKNDYFYATYSAGACCDVACNYRAGVARTKNLLGPWEKYEKNPVLMDNDDWKCAGHGTVVEKDGEHYLLYHAYSAVGSVYVGREGVLEKMTWTADGWPVFENEATYDLEKSALSFVDDFNGDLNPIWQWRVTQDIRYATGDEGLVLSASEENEQLGTLLVQKSTSPDYAIEVTIDPANSDAKGGILLVGGAHNGFGAPVAAMGLTVSGDEVQVVENKDKKAEVKATAELEGEALVKLKMEVTEGHLLTFSFSQEGTTWTAVGEQFDAAHLVPWGMGYRWGIFAKGNENQKVNFKGVEITAQ
- a CDS encoding glycoside hydrolase family 43 protein, with protein sequence MRTTLVLAALAMVGTVACQSKTTNDETDASASANEAKRAGNPIVEGWYADPEGIIYGDTYWVYPTYSDEYEKQVFMDAFSSKDLVNWTKHERIIDTTEVKWAEKAMWAPGVISKDDKYYLFFAANDVHEGEVGGIGVAVADQPQGPFKDLLGEPLINEIVNGAQPIDQYIFKDKDGTFYMYYGGWGHCNVVKLNEDFTGIVPFEDGELYKEVTPESYVEGPFMFIRDGKYYFMWSEGGWGGPDYSVAYAIADSPFGPFEREGKILQQDPEVATGAGHHSVLHADGDEDYYIVYHRRPLTETHHNHRVTCIDKMEFDENGKIKPVKITFEGVTADPLD
- a CDS encoding cellulase family glycosylhydrolase — protein: MNKTINLIASLGLGVVLLSCGGENQTQEKEVATSSSAQSFSGERWSKEKAQAWYADQDWLVGANFNPSNSINQLEMWQEETFSPALIDKELGWAEEIGMNTMRVYLHDLAYQQDPDGFLDRMDQMLVLMEKHQMKPLFVIFDSCWDPFPEAGEQRPPKPHVHNSGWVQSPGYYALEDSTQYPRLEKYVKAVVGRFADDERILGWDIWNEPDNDTGVSYRDKEHPNKAAYVLPLMKDAFAWARSQNPSQPLTSGVWLGDWSSEDVMSHLQLAQLHLSDIISFHNYDSPEEFQKRINWLKRYDRPMLCTEYMARPNGSTFEGFLPIAKAENIAMFNWGLVDGKTQTKYPWDSWEKTYTDEPALWFHEVFHTDGSPYKKSETDLIKSLTGR
- a CDS encoding sialidase family protein; the protein is MTSCLAAGSPPDPQDYTIRWDQSTLQRVTGDDYRYSGYARCRELADGSLGFVYEADGNIFFRVRSEQKWEAPVLVASATADVGMAVPDFTVLENGTLLLGYNPRPKRNAKDKHFGIRTVRSTDNGATWGNDQLVYEAGTSFGDGCWEPVFLQLPNGDIHLYFADESLFTQSNEQRIAMVSSSNGGKTWSETPQTVSFRKGARDGMPVPVWLEEPGMIVVAIEDNGHGPFKPYLLFNEGPFWQETLSGNSPFREYAMEDSLPAQDYAGAPYLAIAPNGLTLLSFQWGDKLEHAQMAVALGDGSAQHFTSVTWPFVLSKDKIGHWNSLTVLESGKIIALTSTNGYGQDGRTEVWMITGNLVKK
- a CDS encoding acyltransferase family protein — its product is MNNTIEKKQLLKTKQHFDVLDGLRGLAAVIVVIFHFMEIIIPDFTINVLAHGYLAVDFFFCLSGFVIAYAYDNRISKIGFITFIKLRLIRLHPLVVLGAVIGLVVFVFDPFVSLVDNYSLSQNIGMFLSACLMVPYPIVSERYYNIFHLNPPTWSLLWEYVANIIYAGILFKVRQKVLWVLTGLAAILLVYTVTIYGNLSIGWSGGNFWGGGARILYSFLAGMLVFRSGWIIKSKLGFKGMSALLMLAFLMPFSETMNVILEPLIVLFYLPFLVALGAGTQPARSERNVCVRSGEISYPLYMVHYPFIWLFYSYWERFSPSFREQVWIMCVGTPLLIAFAYVITMYLDIPVRKRLKATLRRKER
- a CDS encoding RNA polymerase sigma factor yields the protein MSFTQFNQSESSTVDQLIEGSEHAFSELFEAYSSQVYYIGLKYLKSVDLANDVVQDTFLKLWNYRAHIDPSKPIKPLIVTFAKRIILNNIRDEKRKILKHLEIFENSNSFSNKTEEQVIYNETHQVYQAAVMALPERRREVFLLKSVQGKSNEETAEELGLSINTVKSQYTKALQAIREFVSKYYAILAIAVAAGGKL